TCCCATGAGATGAAGGAAAGTGTCTTTCGTGACGAGAAGAATGCACTTGAAGGCTCCATTAAATCACTTGCTGATAAATACAGTCTGTTCGAAGAGGAGCAGAAACAGCTCAGACGTCCTAAGTATAGTCAAACGCGACAGATGGTAGTGTATAAGAATTTATTAGCGACATTGCAAAAGGGTTATGAGGTTCTTGAGGCGGTTGATCGTCATTATTTTCAGGCGGAGCGGACCGAACAAATTGATATTCTTTTCGATGGACATCTGGAACAATTAATTAAATATCACGAGCATATCCTACTGAAATTTGAAGACAAGCTCAAGCCGAATACCACGGATACCCATTCGCTCGGCGATGATAATGATCGTTTTCTCGAGTCGGCCATACTGGGGTACAATACTGAGAAATCCGGTCATCTTCGATTATCTATTGTCGCAGCGGCTGTGTATGAATATGGTTACCAATTGGAAAGGCTGGATCGGGTAGCCGATCAAATTAACCGAATGGTTGAGGAGAAGGACAAATAAAGGACGGGCCGAATTGGTAATACATATGTAGAATTACTTGATAAACAGCTTAATCGTGGGTACAATTATAAGTCAACCTTTCAAAGGGGATGAAAAATAGTGACGAATAACGAAAGTCAATGGAAAGAAGAACAAGAGAGAGTCAGTGGGGTTACTAACCTTTTATCCAGCCGTATTCGCGTATTATCTGAAGAACTAGGGCTCCACCGTACCGATGTAGTAGAAATGCGTAAAGATTTCTGGGAAGAGGTTACCGTGAACTTTAGCAGCCCGGATGATCTGGGTGAAACCTCTACAAGTCTCCGGCAGCAATCGCAGATTCTGTCCGAACGCGAGCGGCATCATTTACAATCCAGTAAGGCGCTTAAAAAATATAAAAAGCTGGTAGTCTCCCCGTATTTCGGCCGAATAGATTTTACGGAAAAACCTGATGGGAAGTCAGAAAAGATCTATTTGGGAATCGGTTCTCTCATGGAGGAGGACGGGACATTCCTGATTTATGATTGGCGAGCGCCTATCTCGAGTCTTTATTATGACGGTGCACCTGGGCCAGCTGCCTATGATACACCGAGCGGCATAGTATCGGGTACTATGGATCTCAAACGACAATTCGTAATTGATGAAGGTAAAATAGATGTTATGTTTGATACAGGTGTGACGATTGGGGATGAGCTGCTGCAGCAGGTTCTGAGTCATAGTGCGGATGACCGTATGAAAAGCATTGTAGCTACTATACAGAAGGAACAAAACGCCATTATCCGAAATGATAAAAGTCGAATGCTAGTTGTTCAAGGGGCAGCAGGTAGCGGTAAGACATCTGCCGCACTCCAAAGGGTGGCATACCTGCTATATAAATACCGTGAAGTCCTGCAGGCGGATCAAATGCTTTTATTTTCACCAAATCCTCTCTTTAACAGCTATGTCTCAACAGTTCTGCCTGAGCTAGGTGAAGAAAATATGCAGCAGACCACCTTTCAGATGTATCTAGAGCACCGATTAGGTCAGGAATTCCAGCTGGAGGATGTTTTTACGCAGACAGAAAGTCTCTTGAATGCTCCTGATGTACCAACAGCAAGTATTCGAAGAGCAGGAATAACCTACAAATCTTCTGTATCCTTCCTGGATGTTATCCGCAGGTATGTCTTCCTGTTAGAGCGTGAAGGTATGCAGTTTAAGCCTGTCGTATTTCAGGGACGTATTGTTGTTAGCAAGGAGGATATGCTGAAGAAGTTCTACGGCTTTGATCCCACCATTAAGCTGGCTAACCGAATTGAACTAATGACAGGCTGGCTGCTGAAGCAAATCTCCGACTTTGGACATGAGGAACGCAGTGCAACCTGGGTAGAAGATCAAATTGAGATGCTGGATTCGGATGAATATCATCGGGCTTATCAAATGATGCTGCGGAAAAAGCGAGGGAAGGGAGAAACGTTCAATGATTATGATACGGAAAAAGAGCTTCTGGGTCGTTATATTGTCAGCCAGCGTCTGAAACCGTTAAGAAGATGGGTCAAACGAGGCCGTTTTGTAGATGTAAAAGGTCTGTACAGCTCATTATTCACGAATCTTGAACTCTTTGAACATCTAAATGGTGATCAAGAACTTCCCCTTGATTGGGATAATATATGTACACAAACCTTGAGCTCTATTCATGCGAATGAGCTTTCCTATGAAGATGCTACACCTTTCCTATACTTAAAGGAGCTCAGTCAAGGCTTCCGGACCAATACATTAATTCGTCATGTTATCGTTGATGAGGTTCAGGATTATTCACCGTTTCAGCTTGAGTTCATGCGCAGACTGTTTCCTCGGGCCAAAATGACTGTACTCGGGGATCTTAACCAAGCGATCTACGCGCAGGGTGAAGTACTTGGGGATCTGTCTAGTTTAGTCAGTGTGTATGGAGAAGAGAATACAGAAGTAATCTCGCTGACCCGAAGCTACCGCTCTACTTATGAGATTGTTGAATTTACACGGGCTATGATTCCCGGAGGGGAACGGATCGTTCCGTTTAATCGCCGAGGCGAAGAACCGCTGATTAGTGTGATGTCCACTGAACAGGATCTGCTCCGTGCGGTAGAAGCTGATATTCGAGAACTCCACTCGCGTGGTTTCCATTATGTAGCCGTTATCTGTAAAACAGCTGAGGAAAGCGAACAGGTCTGTACCCAATTAGAAGGAAATCTTAAGGTGAGACTCGTTACGAAAGAGACCCCTAATTTTCAAAAGGGTACGCTTGTGCTGCCGGCTTATTTGGCTAAAGGCGTTGAATTTGATGCTGTCATTATCTATGACGGATCGGATCAAAGGTATAGCCGGGAGAGTGAACGGAAATTATTCTATACCGCTTGCACACGAGCGATGCATTTACTTCATATATATAGCTTGGGTGAAGCAAGCCGCTTTTTACCGGTTCCCAAGGCTCAATCCTTAATTGCCGAATCCCTGCAAGTCTAATAGAACTTAATTCAATCGCTAACCACCTTCCGTTTAATACGAGGGTGGTTTTTTATATTCATGAATAAAGGGGGGGATTTAAACCACAATAATGACTACTGCGAACAACGACAAAGGTGGTCAGAATCATGAAGGATAAAAAATGGGATCTGGTTGCATTAGCCTCCATACCGCTAATTATGACCCTGGGGAACTCCATGCTTATCCCTATTTTGCCGCAAATATCTAAAGAACTGGGTATATCAGCGTTTCAAGTCAGTATGCTGATTACTGTTTTTGGGTTGGTGGCTATCATACTGATTCCAATTGCCGGCTTTCTCTCTGACCGTTATGGGCGGAAAGTAGTAATTTTGCCGAGCTTAATTCTTGCCGGGGCAGGTGGAGCTATCTGCGTAGCGGCAGCTTGGTTTATGGACGGGCTCACCGCCTACTGGGTCATTCTGGCAGGTCGTTTTTTGCAGGGAATCGGGGCCGCAGGTGCTTTTCCTATTGTGATCCCCTTTGTAGGTGATTTGTTCAATGATGAGAAGGAAATTAGCAAAAGCTTAGGAATTATTGAGACCTCCAATACTTTCGGTAAAGTTCTAAGTCCGATTCTAGGGGCATATCTCGGGACACTGTTGTGGTATGCGCCATTTATTGCGATTCCGATCCTCTGTTTATTATCCTTTCTGTTGGTATTATTTCTGGTTAGAAAACCGGAGAAAGATGAAGATGCCGAGAAGCCTAACATCCGACAATTCCTGTCTGAAATCAAAGGTGTTTTGCATAAAAAAGGTCGTTGGTTGTATGCTATTTTTGCTATAGGCGGTATCTGCATGTTCCTAATTTTCGGTGTTTTGTTTTATTTATCAGAGACATTGGAAACGAAATATAACCTGCATGGGACTACAAAAGGTTTTGTACTCGCCATTCCTCTTACACTCCTTTGTCTATCCTCTTACGGCGGCGGGAAGATCATTGGGCAGAACAAAAGGTTGATGAAGTGGCTTGGTTTTGCCGGTATGGTGTTGCTTACAGCAGCTATGATTGTTGCCGGGTTCGGGAAAGGGATTATCTTTTTATTAAGCTTTCTAAGTTTGGTAGGGATCGGAATTGGGGTGGCGTTGCCTTGCATGGATGCACTGATTACGGAGGGTATTGAAAAGAATAACCGCGGGACTATAACCTCTTTATATAGCAGTATGCGTTTTATCGGAGTGGCGGTGGGCCCGCCTGTGGTTTCTCTTCTAATGCCAAGAGGTCATTGGGTGTTGTTTGGCAGCTTAGCTGCTGTGGGAGTCGTTGGCGTTTTACTAACTTTGTTCGCCGTTACACCAAGTAAAGATAAAACTGGAAAGACGAGTGGTAGGCATATGGATAAATCAGGGCGGAATATACGCCATATTCGGCGTCAGCGTGTACGCTGATCATTAGATACTGCAATAGCAGATCTGTGTGATCTTCGAGCATGAACAGCCACATACCGTTAGCCATTCCGCGTTGGCGGGGTTCAACGTACTGTAATCTTAGGTTGGCCTAATAATTAAAGCAGGCTGTCTCCCAGTAGAAAAATCTACTTGAGAGACAGCCTGTTTGTTCTATTACTAAATTATTTATAGTTAAGCTTGAGGAACCGATTCCCAATCCTTCAAGAAACGTTCGATACCGTTATCGGTAAGCGGATGTTTCCAAAGGGAAGGTAAGAGTGAGCCCGGGATGGTAGCAATATGTGCTCCAGCAATAGCGGCTTGCTCTACATGGGCAATGTTGCGGATACTTGCAGCAATGATTTCTGAAGTCATGCCGTAGTTGGTCAGGATGGTCTTCAAATCCTTGATCAACTTCATACCGTCAACACCAATATCATCCAGACGGCCAACAAAAGGACTGATGTAGGTAGCTCCCGCTTTGGCGGCCATAAGACCTTGAGCTGCGGAGAATACCAATGTCACATTCGTCTTGATACCCTTCTTGGTGAGCTCATAACAAGCTTCCAAGCCGTCTTCTGTCATAGGCAGTTTAATAACAACATTCGGTGCCCACTCCGCGATTTCATAAGCTTCTTTAAGCATATCTGCCGCTTTCAGACCAATAACTTCAGCACTTACAGGTCCGGGTACAATCGCAACGATCTCTTTGATTACATCTTTAAAAAGTCTGCCTTCTTTAGCGATCAACGACGGGTTCGTCGTCACGCCATCCACTAATCCCAGGCGGGTAATACGTTTGATTTCCTCAATATTTCCGGTGTCCAAGAAAAATTTCATTTCCGGTTATCCTCCCTTGAATTCCATATGGATTGACAAGCAGCGTTCTAAAATCCATTATGAGTCATGTCCAGCAAAGTTTCAACTGTTAATCTGAATATTTCAAAATAACTTTATAGATTCTGGTGGCTTTTATATTGTACAATTAGATTGTTCTAATTAGATTTGGGACTGCTAAATCGGGGTATTGATGATAATATATTAATCGATGTAATTAGTTTCTCAAGAGAACCGGGATGGTGGCTGACGGATGTTATACATTTTATTTACTGTTGTATTCTTATTGTTAACAGCAGGCGGAATATTAACCTATATGAATAGTAAATTGATCATCAGCCGTGGGGAATCCGCCGATGCCCCACGCAGAACCTCATTAACCTATTCCGTATATAATAGCACTGCAGCAGACTTGGACTTAAAGTTAGAAGCCGTTGCGCTGTTTCAACTGACGGTTAGGGCCGATGGACACGCAACCCTGTCTGCTGAATCCGATGAGGGTACTCTTACTCTTTGCAGGGTCACAGAGGGAAAAGGCGAAATGATACTGGCGGATGGACAGAGCTGGATACTTAACCATATCAGACAAGCTGCTGTCAGGGGTGTCCTGATACAGTATGAAGCTTTTATAGATAAAGTCCGGGGTAACGATGAGATGGAGTTGATCGTCAACTTAGAGAAAGCTGCTAAGGAGGTAGCCTATCTTGCAAATCAACGTTAACAATGTGGTGATAACTTCAACCAAAGGCGATATTACGAAATGGCAAGGGGATGTTATTGTTAACGCTTCTAACTCGGGTTTGTTCGGAGGCGGTGGGGTGGATGGAGCGATTCACCGGGCCGGCGGTCCGCAAATTGCTGAGGAATGCGCGATGATTCGTCAGAAGCAGGGAGGATGTCTACCCGGTGAAGCAGCATTAACAAATGCTGGGAAACTCCCCGCTCGTTACATTATTCATACCGTTGGCCCCATTTGGAAGGGCGGGAGCGGTGGAGAGGCAGCTATTTTATCCAAATGCTATCGCAGCAGTCTGGAACTTGCTTATGCCCAAGAAGCACAAAGCATTGCCTTTCCTAATATTAGTACGGGCATATATCGATTTCCCAAGGCTTTAGCCGGCAAGACAGCCATTGAAACCGTGATCGAATATATTAAAGGGCATCCGTCAAGTGACATGTCGTTTCGAAGAATAGACTTTATTTGTTATGATAATGAAAATGCAGAATTGTATGAAGAACAGCTTAACCTTTATAATGATCATAAATAGAACGTAATAACAATGGCTTTGGAGGGGGAAGGTAGTGATACCGGTAACTGATGTGAACTTTATTGTAGTCCAATCAGATCATCCTGATTTAAGGGCGCTTATTGAGCATTTGGACTTAGATCTGAAACAACGATATCCCCACG
Above is a window of Paenibacillus wynnii DNA encoding:
- a CDS encoding FUSC family protein, which translates into the protein MAFGARILKTGMAVTLALYLSALLQFPSPVGAAIAAIFAMQPSIYRSWRYFLDQIQTSTIGAVIALLGGMLLSNEPVVVGLVCILVIMISMKMNRGDTIGLTLVTVISVMEASGQWEFALNRFLLTLIGIISAFLINIIVFPPKPREQYIQQIENVFTSLSLLLRTAVSHEMKESVFRDEKNALEGSIKSLADKYSLFEEEQKQLRRPKYSQTRQMVVYKNLLATLQKGYEVLEAVDRHYFQAERTEQIDILFDGHLEQLIKYHEHILLKFEDKLKPNTTDTHSLGDDNDRFLESAILGYNTEKSGHLRLSIVAAAVYEYGYQLERLDRVADQINRMVEEKDK
- the helD gene encoding RNA polymerase recycling motor HelD, whose protein sequence is MTNNESQWKEEQERVSGVTNLLSSRIRVLSEELGLHRTDVVEMRKDFWEEVTVNFSSPDDLGETSTSLRQQSQILSERERHHLQSSKALKKYKKLVVSPYFGRIDFTEKPDGKSEKIYLGIGSLMEEDGTFLIYDWRAPISSLYYDGAPGPAAYDTPSGIVSGTMDLKRQFVIDEGKIDVMFDTGVTIGDELLQQVLSHSADDRMKSIVATIQKEQNAIIRNDKSRMLVVQGAAGSGKTSAALQRVAYLLYKYREVLQADQMLLFSPNPLFNSYVSTVLPELGEENMQQTTFQMYLEHRLGQEFQLEDVFTQTESLLNAPDVPTASIRRAGITYKSSVSFLDVIRRYVFLLEREGMQFKPVVFQGRIVVSKEDMLKKFYGFDPTIKLANRIELMTGWLLKQISDFGHEERSATWVEDQIEMLDSDEYHRAYQMMLRKKRGKGETFNDYDTEKELLGRYIVSQRLKPLRRWVKRGRFVDVKGLYSSLFTNLELFEHLNGDQELPLDWDNICTQTLSSIHANELSYEDATPFLYLKELSQGFRTNTLIRHVIVDEVQDYSPFQLEFMRRLFPRAKMTVLGDLNQAIYAQGEVLGDLSSLVSVYGEENTEVISLTRSYRSTYEIVEFTRAMIPGGERIVPFNRRGEEPLISVMSTEQDLLRAVEADIRELHSRGFHYVAVICKTAEESEQVCTQLEGNLKVRLVTKETPNFQKGTLVLPAYLAKGVEFDAVIIYDGSDQRYSRESERKLFYTACTRAMHLLHIYSLGEASRFLPVPKAQSLIAESLQV
- a CDS encoding MFS transporter, with protein sequence MKDKKWDLVALASIPLIMTLGNSMLIPILPQISKELGISAFQVSMLITVFGLVAIILIPIAGFLSDRYGRKVVILPSLILAGAGGAICVAAAWFMDGLTAYWVILAGRFLQGIGAAGAFPIVIPFVGDLFNDEKEISKSLGIIETSNTFGKVLSPILGAYLGTLLWYAPFIAIPILCLLSFLLVLFLVRKPEKDEDAEKPNIRQFLSEIKGVLHKKGRWLYAIFAIGGICMFLIFGVLFYLSETLETKYNLHGTTKGFVLAIPLTLLCLSSYGGGKIIGQNKRLMKWLGFAGMVLLTAAMIVAGFGKGIIFLLSFLSLVGIGIGVALPCMDALITEGIEKNNRGTITSLYSSMRFIGVAVGPPVVSLLMPRGHWVLFGSLAAVGVVGVLLTLFAVTPSKDKTGKTSGRHMDKSGRNIRHIRRQRVR
- the fsa gene encoding fructose-6-phosphate aldolase, with translation MKFFLDTGNIEEIKRITRLGLVDGVTTNPSLIAKEGRLFKDVIKEIVAIVPGPVSAEVIGLKAADMLKEAYEIAEWAPNVVIKLPMTEDGLEACYELTKKGIKTNVTLVFSAAQGLMAAKAGATYISPFVGRLDDIGVDGMKLIKDLKTILTNYGMTSEIIAASIRNIAHVEQAAIAGAHIATIPGSLLPSLWKHPLTDNGIERFLKDWESVPQA
- a CDS encoding O-acetyl-ADP-ribose deacetylase — translated: MVITSTKGDITKWQGDVIVNASNSGLFGGGGVDGAIHRAGGPQIAEECAMIRQKQGGCLPGEAALTNAGKLPARYIIHTVGPIWKGGSGGEAAILSKCYRSSLELAYAQEAQSIAFPNISTGIYRFPKALAGKTAIETVIEYIKGHPSSDMSFRRIDFICYDNENAELYEEQLNLYNDHK